caaacttttagaaaagttaatttttaaaaaCATCTGCCCTTTACTTGCCTTTGAAGATCAAAACGTATGATGAATCAAAGTCTACCAAATCAGAGACAAGAGACTAATGTTAAGTCATCCTGTGAGATAATATCCGTCCTGGACAATCTAACTGTTCTACTCACTTGGGCCATCACTTTATATTCCTATTTTCACAAGCACTCATGAAGGTCAATATACAGACTAAGGCAAATCTCTCACCTCTTGTTCAGATGGTCTATCGCGCCACTGCGACAAGTTATCAGAAACTCCGCTAACAGCCGTAGCCGCTCTCGGTCGTATTTCAGCTCATGCATAACCCCCGTGTGGCTATAGAGCTGCTCGTTTAAGTACTGCACGTTAAATAGGGGCTCATTTTCCACCATACTCAGGAAGTTCATTGCTTGTACGGATACctggtgaaataaaaaaaaaaaatattacacattaAGAAGGTATTAGAATGCTTttacacagaaaacaaaatgtaaatgtaatatggactgacagtgagaaataaatatacccaatgggatgaaataacagtagggctgcgtcacatacaagggagcgacttattaaatgaaaccgaaaagatataactggtatgtgagcgctccaattaattatgcagatctacataaaaatcaagatgaaaatatcaataaacttaaaaatgaccaatctcgccgagatcaccacaatgaccaccataaaccacaattgaatgtactgggtgagtcttatctgaatcagaatactctacacatatatataagagtataacaaaatataatttattgtataataaaccaatcataaaaaatgaaacaacatctcaaaacgtccagtatcagatgtaatcgtgatgaatagtaaggggccccttattcatattcttgtcgacaaaggactgatgtaaaaaatcagagatgtgcacattagcataaaaactatatgtgaactcaaaaaagttcaagcagtaggctccagtccagtccgtgaaaaaatatataagtggataaacggatagtgcccagacgaccaagccgtcttacggagagggagctcaaacaccagccaaacaccctggtcaagactaagagggaagcgatagggatggccccaaaggtgaaaaatcacatccagatatggaaaactatggggatatcacttcagcaacttaccctatccgtccgaccatcatTAGTTATATCATTAGAATGCTTTTactctcctattctctttattaaccccttgaggaccaaacttcttgaataaaagggaatcatgacatgtcacacatgtcatgtgtccttaaggggttaaaggaacactatagtcacctaaattactttagctaaataaagctgttttagtgtatagatcattcccctgcaatatcactgctcaattcactgtcatttaggagttaaatcactttgtttctgtttatgcagccctagccacaccttccctggttatgattgacagagcctgcatgaaaaaaaaactggtttcactttcaaacagatgtaatttaccttaaataattgtatttcaatctctaaattgaactttaatcacatacaggaggctcttgcagggtctagcaagatattaacatagcaggggataagaaaatcttaattaaacagaacttgcaataaagaaagcctaaatagggctctctttacaggaagtgtttatggaaggctgtgcaaatcacatgcagggaggtgtgactagggttcataaacaaaggggtttaactcctaaatggcagaggattgagcagtgagtctgcatgggcatgttctatacaccaaaactgcgtcattaagctaaagttgttcaggtgattatagtgtccctttaagacacaaAGTAATATAAACCCCACAGttgaagaaaaatctaaattaaaataaacacaatatatattatcTTTGAAATAACGTGAACGATAGTCTGGAATAGAGAAGCAGAATGGCGACAATATATCGAACTCTAAATCTGAAAACCTTGTCTAAATTAGAAGTACtactatttagttttttttttcccccacaaccAAGTTTTACTAGAAAGTCACATCTctccacagtaaaggaggagactatatttaaaagaagaaaaatcacaacaggacagtcttaaattagaggggcaaaggtttaataatatcaggaagtattactttactgagagggtaggggatgcatggaatagccttccagctgaagtggtagaggttaacacagcaaaggagtttaagcatgcgtgggataggcataaggctatcctaactattagtaaaggccagggactaatgaaagtattttgaaatattgggcaggctagatgggtcgaatggttcttatctgccgtcacattcaatgtttctatcttaccaaggttaaaaaatgttttactaaatTACCAAATGCGGAATACAGCAGTTGTATGCAGAGATGTCATTAATGTAGCACATTGAGCTATTTAGAAAATGCAAATTTGTATATTTCTACCCATATTGTGCTTCCGCTTGGTTATCTgttaaaaatcagccaaatccctgcaGAACTTGACTGAGTTAATTAATCTCAAATACTCAAAATGCAATGGAATTCCTTACTTCTGCAGAATTGTGCATATAACCAAGTTCTATAATGCTACACCCAATAACTGATCTCAAAATCCCTGCAAACTGTATTCTTCTCCAAGGTCAGTATTGGGGAAGGAAATTCGGCTGCCATTCAGTTTCAATTTGAATGATCTACAATAGCAGATTTATTTGACCTAATTTAGCATTTTGTTGATCGTGAATACAGTAAACTTTAGGGAAATTTTATCAACGAACGGTACAGATTGGAGCCAAATGAAAGTAGCTGAGCTTGTGATAGCAAATTTGACATGTAGCGAATATATGTTTCCAAGTATATGTTCATCTTTCCAAGAAACAAAAACAGCATTTAGAAACAAATCTTCCATTTAAATAGTTCCGGTCAAGTCATTTCTAAACGCCAACGTGCTGGCCAGCTTTTCTCCATTTTAGCTTTTTTGCATAGcacattttaaattgtgtatttaagTCTTGGAGATCACACCATGTGTTTGCAGCATACaggacaaataaaatatatttgattaatttcagttaaaaaaaaaaaaaaaaaatgaaattctaagcaaatttatgtaatttttcttTATCAATCCGATGCCTGTCTTGGTTACAGAACatgaaaatatgaaataattataCAATAGAACATTACAGGACAATGTTCAAGAAATCTTTTTAGAAAATTTTTAAGATCTTAtcaaaaagtattttaaatagCCTAAATTAATCTATTGAGGCCAGAAAATGAGCAGAATTCATTTCCAGCAGCAGGACTTTGTGCATGTGATCAGCACATATTTCGTACATGTGCCATGATGGTAGTAGAAGTCAGTCAATACAGGAATAAGAGCCACCTACCGGTCGTTCCGTGTGATCCCAGTTATGCACAATCCTAGACGGAATGATGGTCAGCTGATCATGATGACAAGACGCACAATAATAAAGACTCGAAAACTCACATAGCTTTGCCTTTCCAAATTGAAAACCAATCTTTCTTTGGCAACCTGCAGGGAGTGGAAaccaaaaatacatttagaatggaaAAGAATTAGTCAATTCCTATACATcacaaaaaaaattggagaaaacaaaaacaaaaaacacttaacTAAAAAGAGAAGGTATAACAAGATAATTGTCAGTTTTAGGGGCAAAATAGCCAACTTTGACAAATTTTCAGGCTCAGTTTTACATGACCTGATACGTCAGAGGTTTACGGACCTGCACATTTGAAGTCCTGAGCATCCAGACCCCTCTCAATTGGAATGTACATCAAGTACTGGAAAAGGTGATGCTCCCTGATGTTTGATTTTATATGAAAGTTTCCATCCCCAGGTACGAAAGCAGAGTCTTCTTCCCATTCAAGATAGGCTGCTCGCACAAGCTCTCTCCAAGTCCTGGCCTCTAGGGGACTCTCTGCTTGGAGCTGCAGGGTACCTTTGGAGGTTACAAGTCGAAAGCAGGATGCACTACCCAAGCTGGCATCTGGAAGAACATCTTTAATCATCTCAATGCTATAAGATTCAAATAACGCTTTCTCTGAGGGTTTGGGTATAAAGCACCGCAAGACTCGCTCGGATAAAGAAAAAATGAACTGTGTCCACCTTTTTTGGATTTTCATGTAAAGAATAGCCTCTTTCTGTGCATCTAGCTCCACTTCAAATGGAGAAATCCAATTAAACACCTCAGATGAAGGTAGACTTTCATCAGTGGAAGATGTTCTGCTTTTTGGGAGATCTGGGGATTCTGGTCTTTTTAAAACCTCCCAAATCTCATCTTTGTTGGGTCGCAATATGTGTATAGCTTCTTCAATCCTTTCCACCCAGTCCTGTGCCTCATCTTGCGAAGAAGCCCGCAAGCATAACTTTCTACCAGGAAAATGCAACTCAAATCTCCCATCGCTTTGGGCGGGTCCCACTGATTCACACTTTAGCAGGGTACAGTTTTCTAAGCATAGCCTCTCCTCTGCACTAATAAAGATCCGAAGTTCGTAGACCGTTAGCTCACAATGGAAACTCTTGTACAAACCCAAGGCATTCCTGCGTTCCAGGTAACCCATCATCATAAGACCTTGGAAAGGGTTAGGGACACCTGTAGAAAAAGGtgcatttttaaacacacattgtgCAAATTATCAGCAGAATTCAATTTGCACTAATGATTAATAGCTcagttcatatttaaaaaaaaaaaaaaaaaaaaaattatatatatatatatatatatatatatatatatacacacacacacacacacacacacacacacacatatatatatacacacacacacacacacacacacactacttgatatttcctgtacctggtcgCCGCCTGTGAATGACTTCAAAGGCTGCTCTGAGCTGATCATTCTCTTGATCTGAGAGCTTGATAGCCAGGTCTACCACTGGTATATCCAAGTCATCTTCTGTAATCCAACTAACGCTTTTCTGGGGACAAGTAAagacatttttgttaaataaaacaaaaacaaagcataAACCAGATGCAGCTTCTAACCAAGAGAAAAGTTCTGCTTCCTATGTTCAAAGACGAGCTTTTACATATAATTTATTGAAACGCTCTTGCAATAAGTCGCTAAGGAGCTAATCAGCTCAACTGAGGAACACTCAGGTTCTGAATGGCTGCTGGTTGCATACTATTTCCGAGTAATCATCTTAATCAAGATAACTTCAGTTTAAAAATAACCCTCTATACCGAATGGTAACATTTAAAGTTAAACTTACTATAGCGTAAATAGATGAAAAGTATAATCTCTCAAACGTTCACGAGATTAAAGACACAATGCACTCCTGCAAGAACAGTGACATTTGGgcgtacacatttttaaaaataaaaagcttttGCACTACAAACAGGGTTTTTGCTTCACCTCTACACAACACTTGCATATAAATCTGGAAGAAAGTTTCATGTTAGAACACTCCAAGTGCTATAACCATTACTGCATGCTGTAGTGAATATTAGTCATACAGTCTTAGAACGCTTGGCTTCTTACTCAAGGTCTCCCTAGCACCTCTCGCCGCCTTCTCTGAGTAACTAGGAGAGCCGGAACCTGCTGCTACGGAGCTTTTATGGGATTGCTCAGtgtctgagagcatcagctgattgtCCTGCAACACCAGGTTTAGCTCGAAACGGAGAGATCACAGGTTAGAAGTCAAACCACCCTTAAAACGTTGTGTTTCCCTACAAAAGGAGGAGTGTGCCAGGGAAGCCCtggtacaataaccactacatcaaaCAGCAGTGCTTAacgtgctttgagtgttcctttaaaatatttatgGTGTCTGACTCATGAAAAATCCAGTACTCACTGAGATTTCAGCAACAAAAGGACAAGGCTCAGGTTCGAGCAGCAAGCTCTTTCCATTGTTACAGACGGCCTCATTAGAAACGCTGATAGGATCACGGAGGGGTTTGGTGGGCAGGGCTTTCGACGCAGAGGTTTCACAAGTCGAAGGCGTTTCATTAGCACATGTAAGCGGATTTTCAGGCTGTGGCTTTAATGAAGTAGTTGACTGAAGGTTTTTGTTCTCCGCAATTTTGCTTtcacatttctgataaagtgATTTCAACTTCTCTGTGCCGATTCGGATGGTTTCATGGAAGGAACTGCTTAGCATGGGACTAAAAAAAGCTTTATCGGATCCTGGGGAAATAAGATCAATATCCCTATGGAAGAGAAAGAGAAACCACATTACATTGTTTGTCTGTCTTGAAAACCTTTTACCTTATATATTAATCATTGGTATAAATTCTAAAACCATCTTTGACCAATGCAAGCTACACTtgtatacccattgtacagcactacggaatctgatggcgctatataaataataataaagttttaGTTTGGTTTTACTTTTGCCATGGAAAATAAAgacatatttgaaaaaaatatgtaaaaagatCCCCCCGCCTCTTACATTTACCCCACTCATTGAGCTTTCgatcacttttgttttttcccAATGTACAATGAAATCCACGGTACGGAGCATGCTGGCTCCCTGACATCCAATATGGGTTATTCTGATCACGTCACAGCATTGCTTGTAATCTTTGAACAAACACATGAATTCTAGCAGTGGAGAAATGCACTGAGCAAAGACGCACCGACTTTGTTGCTGGCAAAAGGAATAGGTTGAATAATCTAAAAGAACACCAACACTGGCAAGGTAAGCTCAGGTCGAAAAAAAGGAGAGGGAGAAAGTATGTTTAACATTTGCATATTACTGATGCTATTCTACTATTTGCAAGGGCAGTCTAAATCCAAAAAGCAGGTTGGTCTCCTTTGGGTCTAAAAACCGTAAACCCACCAGTGTTTTGACCTTCTCGGTACTCCGTAAGTGAAGCGGATGTCCCTGTGGGCCTTTTTGTTTATATGATCCAATAAAGTAAACTTCGTGATGACTCTGTTGCTTCTCCTAACGACCTTTTGGGGATTGTGAATCTCTGTCATATTGTCCCAATGTTGTATCCCTGTTACTCCTTTTTACAATTTTGTGTCCTGTGTGCAGCATAGCTTTATTTTTGAACATCTGTTATAAGGGATACTACAGGCACTTAATAAAACAATGTTGGTGTATATTATTACtactggcatttatatagcacaaacgTATTCTGCAGCTTTTTGCAATATTAGATCATGccactgtagtctcactgctcaattctctgcatttAGGAGGCAAGTTCCATttcgtttctgtttatgcagccctagcctcacctcccctgtcagtgactgacacagcctgcatgaaaaaggaTTTCTTTGTCAATAAGATCTAAGACTTGCTTTAGACgttttgctctgtaaattgaactataactacatacagaaggctcctgcagggAATAGGGGGATATTAACAGCAGGAGATAAgactttttaaattaaacagaatttgcaataaaggaagtgtaaacattagatgactttacaggaagattacaggaagtgtttaggaaggctgtgcaagtcacatgcagggaggtgtgactagggttcacaaacaaactgaattaactcctaaatggcagataacggAACAGTGAGACTACAGGATCATGATATATACAGTAACACTGCTTCCTTAAGTAAAGTGTGTTTTGgtccctataatgtccctttaaagttggaAACTACTATTCCTTTGCAAAGTttttagtgcctacagtgtccttttaaggcaAACTCACACCACCTTTAACTGTAGAAAGGATAATTCTAGACTACATTTCAGATGTAATGATTTAGTAAATTGTGCCACAATCCAATTCAGTCCTGGACCACCTAGGGCACATTCTATATAGGAGAAGGAGATACAAGAATCGAAATGAAAAATTGTGTTTAagcattgcaaaaaaaacaaaaaatatatatttttttaaactacaaaCTAAGAAGTCGTATTAGGTTTATGAAAAGGGAAGTTCTCGCCATGTACATGACAAGTTACTATAATATTATGCAATATT
Above is a genomic segment from Pelobates fuscus isolate aPelFus1 chromosome 6, aPelFus1.pri, whole genome shotgun sequence containing:
- the PLEKHM1 gene encoding pleckstrin homology domain-containing family M member 1, with protein sequence MYSPFSPENESGAREVRQRITKKLSSCIRSLQIRYITTDDVVTSEDDDANGLCIALEAAFIHGLKPKYIKRGGRNRGTHIPIPQPAFWALLKGITHRNVIKEIENVPFLSTDVGRCRSWLRIALNEGLVECYFITLRREKSRLMDFYQPCSLLLDAEDCDVVLSYLQGLSALPFKLSYKSALLCEWTTTPLILSGLWVEDVQHVEETPETLNRRKSLDSMSQSSSSDDTNSSMLQQSKETNESSSINMDTNSSSSQLSSSAGSDGQVNEQAGTTPVQPRSPELSSCEADTTETDESQKSQSEDIDLISPGSDKAFFSPMLSSSFHETIRIGTEKLKSLYQKCESKIAENKNLQSTTSLKPQPENPLTCANETPSTCETSASKALPTKPLRDPISVSNEAVCNNGKSLLLEPEPCPFVAEISKSVSWITEDDLDIPVVDLAIKLSDQENDQLRAAFEVIHRRRPGVPNPFQGLMMMGYLERRNALGLYKSFHCELTVYELRIFISAEERLCLENCTLLKCESVGPAQSDGRFELHFPGRKLCLRASSQDEAQDWVERIEEAIHILRPNKDEIWEVLKRPESPDLPKSRTSSTDESLPSSEVFNWISPFEVELDAQKEAILYMKIQKRWTQFIFSLSERVLRCFIPKPSEKALFESYSIEMIKDVLPDASLGSASCFRLVTSKGTLQLQAESPLEARTWRELVRAAYLEWEEDSAFVPGDGNFHIKSNIREHHLFQYLMYIPIERGLDAQDFKCAGCQRKIGFQFGKAKLCEFSSLYYCASCHHDQLTIIPSRIVHNWDHTERPVSVQAMNFLSMVENEPLFNVQYLNEQLYSHTGVMHELKYDRERLRLLAEFLITCRSGAIDHLNKRLNHRNYLLDCIHTYSMLDLKQVTTGVFERIMQTVLEFASDHIFECVLCSQKGFICMICNKDEIIYPFQLETTTRCADCKAVFHLYCKTGKKPCPRCKKRKSRQNQCIKM